CGCGAGCTGCTTGTCGAGATAGGCGCGCAGGCGCTCCAGCTCGTCATGGTCGCAGAGATCTTCGGCGGAGATGACCTCGTCGAATTTCGGTGCGAAGGCGTGATATTCCGGTCCGCGCGGCTCGTTCTTGCCATGCGCGTTCGGACGCGTCGCCTCGCCCGGCGTCTCGTCGTCGCCGAGCTCGCCGTCATCGAACGTATCCGAGGTCGAGGCCTGCGCGCTTTCCATCGCGCTGTCGCTCATCTCTTCCGACGAGGCCTGCGCCTGGTCGGCGCTCATCTCCTGGGCGACATCGGAATCGGGCGAGCCATCGGCGCCGGACTGATCGTTGTCGCCGTCCTGGTTCTCGTCGTTGTCGTCATTGTCCTCGCTGTCGGCGCTGCGCTCGTCGCCGAGCTCGAGCGCGGTCAGCAGATCATGCACGGCATCGCCAAACCGGGTCTGGTCCTCGACCAGGCCATCGAGCCGGTCGAGCCGCTTGCCGATCTTGTCTTCAAGGATCGGACGCCAGAGATCGACCATCTTCTTCGCGGCCGTCGGCGGCGCCATGCCGGTCAGGCGTTCGCGCACCAGCATCGCCAGCGCGTCGGCCAGCGGCGCATCGGCGCGGTCGGTGATCTCGTCGAACTTGCCGCGATGGAAGTGGTCGTCGAGCATCGCGTTGAGATTCTTGGCGACGCCCGCCATGCGGCGCGCGCCGATCGCCTCGACGCGGGCCTGCTCGACCGCCTCGAACACGCCGCGCGCCTGCGGATTGCCGGGCATCAGCTTCCGATGCAGCTTTGCGTCGTGACAGGCGAGCTTCAGCGCGATGGAATCGGCGTGGCCGCGCACGATCGCAGCATCGCGCTTCGTCATTTTTCGCGCGGGTTCGGGCAAGCGGGCTTTGCCGGGCGCAAGGCCCGGACGCTCGGCGGCGAAGGAGACCTCAAGCTCAGGGGATTTCGCGATCGCCTTCAGGCAGGAGGCGACCGAGCGCTTGAACGGCTCGGTCGGGGCTTCCTTGCTGTTGCGGAACTTGGAATTGGAGGGCGTGCTCATCTCGATCTCACCGTCGTCCCTGCGAAGGCGGGGACCCATAGCCACCGACGGTTGGTGCGTCAGGGAAAACTATCAGCGTCGCTTCATCGAGAGACCTCGCGGTGGGTCCCGGCTTTCACCGGGACGGCACACCGCGAGAGATCAGCTCAGCGCCACGTTGACTGCCGATTCCGGCAGCTCGGCGTTGAAGCAGCGCTGGTAGAACTCGGCGACCAGGGGACGCTCGAGCTCATCGCACTTGTTGAGGAAGGTGACCCGGAACGCGAAACCGATATCGCCAAAAATGTCGGAGTTTTCGGCCCAGGTGATCACCGTGCGCGGGCTCATCACCGTCGACAGATCGCCGTTGGCGAAGGCGTTGCGGGTGAGATCGGCAAGGCGCACCATCTTGTTGACGATGTCGCGGCCTTCCTGGGTGCGATAGTGCTTGGCCTTCGCCAGCACGATCTCCACTTCCTCGTCATGGCTGAGATAGTTGAGCGTGGTGACGATCGACCAGCGGTCCATCTGACCCTGGTTGATCTGTTGGGTGCCGTGATACAGGCCGGAGGTGTCGCCGAGGCCAACGGTATTGGCGGTCGAAAACAGGCGGAACGACGGGTGCGGCTTGATCACCTTGTTCTGATCCAGGAGCGTCAGGCGTCCCGAGACTTCCAGCACGCGCTGGATCACGAACATCACGTCCGGGCGGCCGGCGTCGTATTCGTCGAACACCAGCGCGACGTTGTTCTGCAGCGCCCAGGGCAAAATGCCGTCACGGAATTCGGTGACCTGCTTGCCGTCGCGGACCACGATCGAGTCCTTGCCGACGAGGTCGATACGGCTGATGTGGCTGTCGAGGTTGACGCGCACGCAGGGCCAGTTCAGGCGCGCCGCGACCTGCTCGATATGGGTGGATTTGCCGGTGCCATGATAGCCGGTCACCATCACGCGGCGGTTGCGGGCGAAGCCGGCGAGAATGGCGAGCGTGGTGGCGCGGTCGAAGCGATAATCGGAATCGACTTCAGGCACGTGAGGATCGACTTCGGAATAGGCCGGCACTTCGAGGTCGCTGTCGATCCCGAACACCTGGCGCACCGACACCTTCATGTCGGGCATACCGGAAACTTCCTCAACTTTGGACATGGCGGCGGTCGTCATCAATCCTCCGAGGTCCCGGGCGGTCCCGAAACCAGTTATTTGCACGTTGGCTGCGGCTGGGTGCGGGTGCGAACCTATCAGAGACAACGTTCCGGCAGAAGCCCGCGAGCCGATCAAAGTTCCGTTGTCTTTTCATTTAGATAGGCAAGGAACGCGATTTTTGGAAGGCTGCCCTGCAAATCTCGCCCGAATTTCCAGCGGGACAGGTCGGCTGCCCCGGTGAATGGCACTTTTCCCGCCTCTTCTTACTTATAGGGTCTGAACCCGAATGCCCGCCGCCAACACAGAGACGACGTGACGTCCTTCCTTGATCCCCTGATATCCTTCGTCTCGGCCCATGCGTGGCTGGCCTATCTGACCCTGTTCCTGGCAGCGCTTCTCGAAGCCGTCCCGGTGGTGGGGTCGGTGATCCCGGGCTCGACCATCATCCTGGCGTTGAGCGCGCTGGTCCCGGGCGGCGATCTGAAACTGCAATGGGTGCTGCTGGCAGCAGCGATCGGCGCGGTGCTGGGCGATGGCTCGGCCTACTGGCTCGGGCACCGGCAGCAGCGCAAGATCCTCAACACCTGGCCGCTGACCAATTATCCGCGCGTGGTCGAGGAGAGCGAGACCTTCTTCCATCGCTTCGGCACCTGGGCCGTGTTCTTCGCCCGCTTCGTGCCGCCGATCCGCGCCTTCGTGCCTGTCACTGCCGGCGCGCTCGGCATGGCGCCGGCGAGGTTTTATGCCGTGAACATCCCCGCGATCCTGGTCTGGGCACCGGCCCATGTGCTGCCGGGCGTGCTGGCGGTATCGGCCCTGCACGAATATGCCGGACTGCCGCACCACGGGCATCCCTACAAGCACATGTGGATTCTAACTGTGGTCGGCGTGGCGATCGCGGTGGGCGTGGCGGTCTGGATCTATCGCCGCCGGAACGGCGCCGTCGCGGCGGCGAAGCCGAGGGGTTAGTCCTTACCCTCCCCCCTCCAGGTGTTCAGACCGGGGACATGGTGGACGGGTGTTCGGAGACATCGTGGACACTTTCGAGCCTGCCGTCGAGAGGCCGAATATCGACGGTTGCAATTGTCTGGGTTCGGAAGACGACGTCGAAGAGGCCGTCCTGTGTGGTTGGCCGGAAGGCGATCGCCTTTCCGCGGAAGGCCTTGGGGACTTTGATGGCACGGCCGAGGAAGCTGACGTGACCACCCTGCTGGACGCGGCGCACGATGTCGCCCGGGGCGTATTCGAAGGGCGCGATGGTCTCGACATAGGCGCGCTGGCTCGGCTGATAGCGGCTGGCCGGGACGGCCAGCTCGATAGCCTCGTGTGGTCGCTGCGTGTTGTAGACGTTGCGCCAGTGCTCGAAGGCGCGCGCGGCGGCGGCGAGATCGGCGAAGGGCGGAGCGGACAGCACTTCGGCCTTGAGGCTGCGGTGGA
This portion of the Bradyrhizobium diazoefficiens genome encodes:
- the cobT gene encoding cobaltochelatase subunit CobT, which encodes MSTPSNSKFRNSKEAPTEPFKRSVASCLKAIAKSPELEVSFAAERPGLAPGKARLPEPARKMTKRDAAIVRGHADSIALKLACHDAKLHRKLMPGNPQARGVFEAVEQARVEAIGARRMAGVAKNLNAMLDDHFHRGKFDEITDRADAPLADALAMLVRERLTGMAPPTAAKKMVDLWRPILEDKIGKRLDRLDGLVEDQTRFGDAVHDLLTALELGDERSADSEDNDDNDENQDGDNDQSGADGSPDSDVAQEMSADQAQASSEEMSDSAMESAQASTSDTFDDGELGDDETPGEATRPNAHGKNEPRGPEYHAFAPKFDEVISAEDLCDHDELERLRAYLDKQLAHLQGIVARLANRLQRRLMAQQNRAWEFDLEEGILDPARLSRVVTDPHHPLSFMHEKEATFRDTVVTLLLDNSGSMRGRPITVAATCADILARTLERCGVKVEILGFTTRAWKGGQSREAWLAAGKPANPGRLNDLRHIIYKSADAPWRRARKNLGLMMREGLLKENIDGEALDWAHKRLLARAEQRKILMMISDGAPVDDSTLSVNPGNYLERHLRHIIEEIETRSPVELIAIGIGHDVTRYYRRAVTIVDAEELGGAITEKLAELFSETNTAPTQPASRPRRKLHS
- the cobS gene encoding cobaltochelatase subunit CobS — its product is MTTAAMSKVEEVSGMPDMKVSVRQVFGIDSDLEVPAYSEVDPHVPEVDSDYRFDRATTLAILAGFARNRRVMVTGYHGTGKSTHIEQVAARLNWPCVRVNLDSHISRIDLVGKDSIVVRDGKQVTEFRDGILPWALQNNVALVFDEYDAGRPDVMFVIQRVLEVSGRLTLLDQNKVIKPHPSFRLFSTANTVGLGDTSGLYHGTQQINQGQMDRWSIVTTLNYLSHDEEVEIVLAKAKHYRTQEGRDIVNKMVRLADLTRNAFANGDLSTVMSPRTVITWAENSDIFGDIGFAFRVTFLNKCDELERPLVAEFYQRCFNAELPESAVNVALS
- a CDS encoding DedA family protein, producing the protein MTSFLDPLISFVSAHAWLAYLTLFLAALLEAVPVVGSVIPGSTIILALSALVPGGDLKLQWVLLAAAIGAVLGDGSAYWLGHRQQRKILNTWPLTNYPRVVEESETFFHRFGTWAVFFARFVPPIRAFVPVTAGALGMAPARFYAVNIPAILVWAPAHVLPGVLAVSALHEYAGLPHHGHPYKHMWILTVVGVAIAVGVAVWIYRRRNGAVAAAKPRG